A window of the Egibacter rhizosphaerae genome harbors these coding sequences:
- a CDS encoding GntR family transcriptional regulator, translating into MTDRVYEVLKTRILELTLPPDTRLQVGKIAEEFDVSATPVREALNRLAAEHLVAGAAYRGFSVSPVLGRQELVQLLQARLVVERAAASRAAEVRDEAALERLGELVTRMEKLVDAPVLDVMAFNAADQAFHQGVVEASGNPFLVQAFDSLHVHVQIARFYEGESGGHGQHANVEHQRLLKALVSGDAEAAAAEVDTHIADVFGRLEAEIAAGEESTTGPRAGQPAPQT; encoded by the coding sequence TTGACCGATCGCGTCTACGAGGTCCTGAAGACGCGCATCCTCGAGCTCACCCTCCCACCGGACACGCGGCTGCAGGTCGGCAAGATCGCCGAGGAGTTCGACGTGAGCGCGACGCCGGTGCGCGAGGCTCTCAACCGTCTCGCGGCCGAGCATCTCGTCGCCGGGGCCGCGTACCGGGGCTTCTCGGTCTCGCCAGTGCTGGGTCGCCAGGAGCTCGTCCAGCTGCTGCAGGCCCGGCTCGTGGTCGAGCGGGCGGCCGCGTCGCGGGCCGCGGAGGTGCGCGACGAGGCGGCGCTGGAGCGTCTCGGCGAGCTCGTCACGCGGATGGAGAAGCTCGTGGATGCCCCCGTCCTGGACGTCATGGCCTTCAACGCCGCTGACCAGGCGTTCCACCAGGGTGTCGTCGAAGCGTCCGGCAATCCGTTCCTCGTCCAGGCCTTCGACTCCCTGCACGTGCACGTGCAGATCGCGCGGTTCTACGAGGGCGAGTCCGGCGGTCACGGCCAGCACGCCAACGTCGAGCACCAGCGCCTGCTGAAGGCGCTCGTGTCGGGGGACGCCGAGGCCGCGGCGGCGGAGGTGGACACCCATATCGCCGACGTGTTCGGCCGCTTGGAGGCCGAGATCGCGGCGGGGGAGGAGTCCACCACCGGCCCGCGCGCCGGGCAGCCCGCTCCGCAGACCTAG
- a CDS encoding ABC transporter substrate-binding protein: MRRYPTRLAIVLAVLLAIAACSPVEDPDTAAEGEPDADEAAGEGPDTDDADTDDAETDDADTDDAEPDGDEEVPVEEGASAGESDLYGPPPEDPQEGGTVTVGALNEPPSLDPFHEGADARSEYSVLMYQGLMYESSHGVPVPLLAEDVEISDDELTYTFELREGVEFHDGSPMTSADVQYSYDYIRDPDNGSPGAQDFAAIDTIEAPDEHTVVMELSEPNSALLMTLTNKFGAVVPEDYFDSETAEQDFNTASVGTGPYQLEDFSPNESISLSRHEGYWGDGPYIDELVFEFIPDASAMVVALENARIDLGELPQITDIEQLEGTPGLEVATFPSLNQKAIDLVANVEPLDEEPVRQAIAAALDKEEVAQAAAPELHQEIGMIVGGMQETWGLPLDEVPYQGQDLETAEELLAEAGYEDGFEIDLRTIQDFDWMDAAAVVITQQLAEVGIDVSTETVDLGTWIDAWNNQAAGFTLNDWGTQPDPSLLYFRHFSQEPQGADFRLWDHDEASQLLADGIATSDQEERVEIYHEFQSVMAESAPTIPLYSPQAAIATHDRLANYVHHPSGWYFGLATAYVDE, encoded by the coding sequence ATGAGACGGTATCCGACGCGACTTGCCATCGTGCTCGCAGTGCTGCTCGCGATCGCGGCGTGCAGCCCGGTTGAGGACCCCGACACGGCAGCGGAGGGGGAACCCGACGCCGACGAGGCCGCGGGGGAGGGGCCCGACACTGACGACGCCGACACTGACGACGCTGAAACTGACGACGCCGACACTGACGACGCCGAGCCGGACGGGGACGAGGAGGTCCCCGTCGAGGAGGGTGCGTCGGCGGGCGAGAGCGATCTGTACGGCCCGCCGCCGGAGGACCCGCAGGAGGGCGGGACGGTAACGGTGGGTGCGCTCAACGAGCCCCCGTCGCTCGATCCCTTCCACGAGGGCGCGGACGCTCGGTCGGAATACTCGGTGCTCATGTACCAGGGGCTGATGTACGAGAGTTCCCATGGCGTGCCCGTGCCGCTGCTGGCCGAGGACGTCGAGATCTCGGACGACGAGCTCACCTACACGTTCGAACTGCGCGAGGGGGTCGAGTTCCACGACGGCTCGCCCATGACCTCCGCGGACGTCCAGTACAGCTACGACTACATTCGCGACCCCGACAACGGGTCGCCCGGCGCCCAGGACTTCGCCGCGATCGACACGATCGAGGCGCCCGACGAGCACACCGTCGTGATGGAGTTGTCGGAGCCGAACTCGGCGCTGCTGATGACGCTGACCAACAAGTTCGGTGCCGTCGTGCCCGAGGACTACTTCGACAGCGAGACCGCCGAGCAGGACTTCAACACGGCGAGCGTCGGCACCGGGCCGTACCAGCTCGAGGACTTCAGCCCGAACGAATCGATCTCGCTGAGCCGCCACGAAGGCTACTGGGGCGACGGCCCCTACATCGACGAGCTCGTGTTCGAGTTCATCCCCGATGCGAGCGCGATGGTCGTCGCGCTCGAGAACGCTCGCATCGACCTCGGCGAGCTGCCGCAGATCACCGACATCGAGCAGCTCGAGGGCACCCCGGGCCTCGAGGTCGCGACCTTCCCCTCGCTCAATCAGAAGGCGATCGACCTCGTCGCCAACGTCGAACCCCTCGACGAGGAGCCGGTCCGGCAGGCCATCGCCGCTGCGCTCGACAAGGAGGAGGTCGCCCAGGCGGCTGCTCCGGAGCTGCACCAGGAGATCGGCATGATCGTCGGGGGGATGCAGGAGACATGGGGCCTGCCGCTCGACGAGGTCCCGTACCAGGGGCAGGATCTCGAGACCGCCGAGGAGCTGCTGGCCGAGGCGGGCTACGAGGACGGCTTCGAGATCGACCTGCGGACAATCCAGGACTTCGACTGGATGGACGCCGCGGCCGTGGTTATCACTCAGCAACTCGCCGAGGTCGGGATCGACGTCTCCACCGAGACCGTCGACCTGGGGACGTGGATCGACGCCTGGAACAACCAGGCGGCGGGCTTCACCCTCAACGACTGGGGCACCCAGCCGGACCCGAGCCTCTTGTACTTCCGTCACTTCAGCCAGGAGCCCCAGGGCGCCGACTTCCGGCTCTGGGACCATGACGAGGCCTCGCAACTGCTGGCGGACGGGATCGCCACGTCCGACCAGGAGGAGCGCGTGGAGATCTATCACGAGTTCCAGTCGGTCATGGCCGAGTCCGCCCCGACCATCCCGCTGTACAGCCCGCAGGCGGCGATCGCGACGCACGACCGGCTGGCGAACTACGTCCACCATCCCAGCGGGTGGTACTTCGGGCTCGCGACCGCCTACGTGGACGAGTAG
- a CDS encoding ABC transporter permease yields the protein MARMLGKRLVASVVTAVLATIVVFVLMRAVPGDVVQQMLGQTSDPDVERALRSFFGLDEPLYVQYGEWLLSALQGDLGTAWVSGQPVGQLIGNALLVTLQLTLLTLLLAVVLGVPVGLVAGMREGGRLDSILQSLTVLGLATPIFWLGIMLLIGVSAVLGWSPPLSYQPPTVSLGANLQMMVLPVLSLGVLQAAAYAQFVRQAVVSATREQYVITARAKGLPERKILFKHILRNILVQLITFMGLLVVQILGGAVVIESIFTLPGFGRLLLGAITSRDYPLLQGGLLVVVLVTLTVNLIIDLLYRVIDPRLRTVAS from the coding sequence ATGGCGAGAATGCTCGGCAAGCGCCTGGTCGCGTCCGTCGTGACCGCGGTGCTCGCGACGATCGTCGTGTTCGTGCTCATGCGCGCGGTTCCCGGCGACGTCGTGCAGCAGATGCTCGGGCAGACGTCAGACCCTGACGTGGAGCGCGCATTGCGGTCCTTCTTCGGGCTGGACGAGCCCCTGTACGTGCAGTACGGGGAGTGGCTGCTCAGCGCGCTTCAGGGGGACCTCGGCACTGCCTGGGTCTCCGGCCAGCCGGTCGGCCAACTCATCGGCAACGCCCTGCTCGTCACCCTGCAGCTGACCCTGCTGACCCTGCTGCTCGCCGTCGTGCTCGGGGTGCCGGTCGGCCTCGTCGCCGGGATGCGCGAGGGCGGCCGGCTCGACTCGATCCTGCAGAGCCTGACCGTTCTGGGGCTCGCGACGCCGATCTTCTGGCTCGGCATCATGCTGCTGATCGGCGTGTCGGCGGTCCTGGGCTGGTCGCCGCCGCTGTCCTACCAGCCGCCGACGGTCTCCCTCGGCGCGAACCTGCAGATGATGGTGCTGCCGGTCCTCAGCCTCGGGGTCCTGCAGGCGGCGGCGTACGCGCAGTTCGTGCGCCAGGCCGTGGTCTCCGCCACCCGCGAGCAATACGTCATCACCGCCAGGGCGAAGGGGCTGCCCGAGCGGAAGATCCTGTTCAAGCACATCCTCCGCAACATCCTGGTCCAGCTGATCACGTTCATGGGGCTGCTCGTCGTGCAGATCCTGGGCGGGGCGGTGGTGATCGAGTCGATCTTCACGCTGCCCGGCTTCGGCCGTCTGCTGCTCGGCGCGATCACGTCGCGCGACTACCCGCTGCTGCAGGGCGGGCTTCTGGTCGTCGTGCTTGTGACGCTGACGGTGAACCTGATCATCGATCTGCTCTACCGCGTCATCGACCCGCGTCTGAGGACGGTTGCGTCGTGA
- a CDS encoding ABC transporter permease, with protein MTDTVQHVDDRTRPGDARRSGSWRRLGKRLRRQPGLALGLLILALLLAIVAAPWLFTNADPNVVNPAERLSPPSGEHWFGTDDVGRDIYARVIYGTRVTLGILLASLAFAGVLGGTSGIVAGYLGRSTDMLFGRGVDVILSFPPLILGLILTGILGAGTQNLVLAMSVIYFPTFFRIGRSGTMSESTKVYAEAAYALGYSRFRILSRHIARNVVPLLLAQLMVVFPLALQIQAALSFLGLGVQPPTPDWGNILEQSQNFLLAAPWMSAFPGLAILVSALGMILLGRAAQASVDDA; from the coding sequence GTGACCGACACCGTTCAGCACGTCGACGACCGCACCCGGCCGGGCGATGCCCGGCGGAGCGGGTCGTGGCGCCGGCTCGGCAAGCGGCTGCGCCGTCAGCCGGGTCTGGCGCTCGGCTTGCTGATCCTCGCCCTGCTGCTCGCGATCGTTGCGGCGCCGTGGCTGTTCACCAACGCCGACCCGAACGTGGTCAACCCCGCCGAGCGCCTGTCGCCGCCGTCGGGCGAGCACTGGTTCGGGACTGACGACGTTGGCCGCGACATCTACGCGCGCGTGATCTACGGCACGCGGGTGACGCTGGGGATCCTGCTCGCGTCCCTGGCGTTCGCCGGCGTGCTCGGAGGCACGAGCGGGATCGTCGCCGGCTACCTCGGGCGGTCCACCGACATGCTGTTCGGTCGCGGGGTCGACGTGATCCTGAGCTTCCCGCCGCTGATCCTCGGGCTGATCCTCACGGGGATCCTGGGGGCGGGCACGCAGAACCTTGTGCTCGCGATGAGCGTCATCTACTTCCCGACGTTCTTCCGAATCGGCCGCTCGGGGACGATGAGCGAGTCGACCAAGGTGTACGCGGAGGCGGCCTACGCGCTCGGGTACTCGCGCTTCCGAATCCTGTCCCGCCACATCGCCCGCAACGTCGTCCCGCTGCTGCTCGCTCAACTCATGGTCGTCTTCCCGCTCGCGCTGCAGATCCAGGCTGCGCTCAGCTTCCTCGGCCTCGGCGTGCAGCCCCCGACCCCCGACTGGGGCAACATCCTCGAGCAGAGCCAGAACTTCCTGCTCGCGGCCCCGTGGATGTCCGCCTTCCCCGGGCTGGCGATCCTCGTCTCCGCGCTCGGGATGATCCTGCTTGGGCGCGCGGCCCAGGCGAGCGTGGACGATGCGTAG
- a CDS encoding ABC transporter ATP-binding protein → MTDVRGERSSGEVAGDGPVLRAEGLRTHFQQGESVVRAVDGVSLEVHPGEIVAIVGESGSGKTATGMSLMRLINRRIIAHQEGRVTLRTRSGEEVDLLAASDRVVRHVRGGEIGMIFQDPMTSLNPVFTIGNQIVEGIREHRSASRHEAREVARDLLRSVGLGEVERLMRVFPHQLSGGMRQRAMIAMALAGRPRLLIADEPTTALDVTVQAQIVRLLQDLAAERGMGVVFITHDLALVSRIADRVCVMYAGQVVEAGAAAEVFARPRHPYTIALAGCIPYGPSGERLNTIPGKPPNLAGEFAGCRFAARCDYAVPACSEAPVALRAVEAGRSARCIRAEEIS, encoded by the coding sequence GTGACGGACGTGCGAGGCGAGCGCTCCTCCGGCGAGGTGGCGGGCGACGGTCCGGTGCTGCGGGCCGAGGGGCTGCGCACCCACTTCCAGCAGGGGGAATCGGTGGTCCGCGCGGTGGACGGCGTCTCCCTCGAGGTCCACCCCGGTGAGATCGTCGCGATCGTCGGTGAGTCCGGATCCGGCAAGACGGCGACCGGCATGAGCCTCATGCGGCTCATCAATCGCCGGATCATCGCCCACCAGGAGGGCCGGGTCACGCTCCGCACCCGCTCCGGCGAGGAGGTCGACCTGCTCGCTGCCTCCGATCGCGTCGTCCGGCACGTGCGGGGCGGCGAGATCGGCATGATCTTCCAGGACCCGATGACGAGCCTCAACCCCGTGTTCACGATCGGCAACCAGATCGTCGAGGGGATCCGCGAGCACCGCTCGGCCTCGCGACACGAGGCGCGCGAGGTCGCCCGGGATCTGCTGCGCAGCGTCGGGCTCGGCGAGGTCGAGCGGCTCATGCGGGTGTTCCCCCACCAGCTGTCCGGCGGGATGCGACAGCGCGCGATGATCGCGATGGCCCTCGCCGGCCGTCCCCGGCTGCTGATCGCCGACGAACCGACGACCGCGCTCGACGTGACCGTCCAGGCGCAGATCGTTCGGTTGCTGCAGGACCTCGCCGCCGAGCGCGGCATGGGGGTGGTCTTCATCACCCACGACCTCGCGCTCGTGTCCCGCATCGCCGACCGGGTCTGCGTCATGTATGCCGGCCAGGTGGTGGAGGCCGGCGCCGCCGCCGAGGTATTCGCGCGCCCGCGCCACCCGTACACGATCGCGCTCGCGGGGTGCATCCCGTACGGGCCGTCGGGCGAGCGTCTCAACACGATCCCGGGGAAGCCGCCGAACCTCGCCGGGGAGTTCGCCGGGTGCCGGTTCGCGGCCCGCTGTGATTACGCCGTGCCCGCGTGCTCCGAGGCGCCGGTCGCGCTGCGAGCGGTCGAGGCGGGGCGCTCGGCGCGCTGCATCCGAGCCGAGGAGATCTCGTGA